From Carassius gibelio isolate Cgi1373 ecotype wild population from Czech Republic chromosome B23, carGib1.2-hapl.c, whole genome shotgun sequence, the proteins below share one genomic window:
- the LOC128012159 gene encoding caM kinase-like vesicle-associated protein isoform X1, which yields MKAEIIYFYGGAREREGGRDRQQQCTPIVLSELRRANASLTNEPLKLAVFKVWISSSIPCVLCAIPSRHQVWKKMRVDAVMPFGCLALRDGRTYNSLSDITDKYEIGQVLKAKEFCELCLVKERQTDKVYVCKKFLKKDGRKVRKAAKNEIMILKMVKHPNILQLIDAFETRKEFFIIQELATGGDVFDWILDQGNYTERDAANVIRQVLEAAAYLHSLNIVHRNLKLENLMYYRESNHNKVVLRDFYLSRFENGSLTEPCGTPEYLAPEVVARHRYGRPVDCWAVGVIMYILLSGNPPFYDETEEENTDMHNRIIFCRIVAGEFEFDSPYWDEISPAAKELVCRLMEVDPMLRITAQDALTHGWIAGNGASEKNLKEGVCAQFEKNFAKAKWRKAIRVTTFMQRLRASEMGSSDGAVEGQGEEDKADGLDGKGIQTDSGGISTVSMSREVSVESRPEENQEEEKARHLKAEEKEAETLPRSKSSINVQAGEPNMKETIEGINEREDKPSTRASQKAAPSQPIKTSDNQKNNVPKEPEATTVGSVEKKSPFPDTPNRRKMAAKLSMDHGSCSDAKTSTLSVGKEPTLKSEDKKDTVHDMAASSWCQTQLPEAVAESPAEVAVTCEVNPKSRELNKGRMDKSCQSVKNIQCTYAGLGSSGLGCDKTVFEQELQEMVHGASGYASPYCPTYSVGQYGGLDPGSGVSADWQMDCVIEQIEKQMAAVLEKIEGDMPSLLEQISDHPETLPRAKSASSSPSPQPRSYHHSSPPPLPTTPRPAMPSLPHLTIPPPSYPPPSPPSHIQGHSQPTAEEGNSDGQNSTKPSGQSPRGSLSGKGL from the exons ACATCAGGTTTGGAAGaaaatgaga GTGGATGCTGTCATGCCATTTGGGTGCCTTGCTCTGCGAGATGGGCGGACATACAACAGCCTGTCAGACATTACTGACAAATACGAGATTGGACAGGTCCTCAAGGC CAAAGAATTTTGCGAGCTGTGCCTGGTAAAGGAACGACAGACGGACAAGGTCTATGTGTGCAAGAAATTCCTCAAGAAGGATGGCAGGAAAGTGCGGAAGGCAGCCAAGAATGAGATCATGATCTTGAAAAT GGTCAAACACCCAAACATCCTGCAGCTGATTGATGCATTCGAGACCAGGAAAGAGTTCTTCATCATACAAGAGCT GGCCACAGGAGGAGATGTGTTTGACTGGATCTTAGACCAGGGGAACTACACAGAGAGAGATGCTGCCAATGTGATCCGTCAGGTCTTAGAAGCAGCGGCATACCTTCACTCCCTCAACATAGTACACAGGAACTTAAAG ctggaGAACTTGATGTACTATAGAGAGAGTAACCACAACAAGGTAGTTTTGCGGGATTTCTACCTGTCCAGGTTTGAGAACGGGTCACTCACCGAGCCCTGTGGGACACCCGAGTACCTGG CCCCTGAAGTGGTGGCTCGTCATCGCTATGGAAGACCAGTCGATTGTTGGGCGGTGGGGGTCATTATGTACATCTT GTTGTCTGGAAACCCTCCATTCTATGATGAAACTGAGGAGGAGAACACCGACATGCACAACCGGATAATCTTCTGCCGCATTGTTGCTGGAGAATTTGAATTTGATTCACCATACTGGGATGAAATTTCCCCTGCTG CGAAAGAGCTGGTATGCAGACTTATGGAGGTTGACCCAATGCTGAGAATTACTGCACAAGATGCCCTTACGCATGGATG gatCGCTGGAAATGGGGCTTCGGAAAAGAATCTGAAGGAAGGAGTCTGTGCTCAATTTGAGAAAAACTTTGCAAAGGCCAAGTGGAGG AAAGCGATTCGTGTCACTACATTCATGCAGCGTCTCCGAGCCTCTGAAATGGGATCTTCTGATGGGGCAGTTGAAGGCCAGGGTGAAGAGGACAAAGCGGATGGATTAGATGGTAAAGGGATACAAACAGACTCAGGCGGCATTTCTACTGTGAGCATGTCCCGTGAGGTGTCTGTCGAAAGCAGACCTGAGGAGAATCAAGAAGAGGAGAAAGCAAGACACCTTAAAGCAGAAGAGAAAGAAGCAGAGACCCTTCCCAGATCAAAAAGCTCTATAAATGTACAGGCAGGAGAGCCCAACATGAAAGAGACTATTGAAGGCATTAATGAAAGGGAGGACAAACCATCAACAAGAGCGAGCCAGAAAGCAGCACCCAGCCAGCCTATCAAGACCTCGGACAACCAAAAGAATAATGTTCCCAAGGAGCCAGAGGCCACTACTGTTGGTAGTGTCGAAAAGAAATCCCCTTTCCCTGATACTCCAAATCGACGCAAAATGGCAGCCAAACTCTCAATGGATCATGGTTCATGTTCAGATGCCAAAACCAGTACCTTGTCAGTGGGAAAGGAACCAACTCTTAAATCAGAAGACAAAAAAGACACAGTTCATGATATGGCCGCAAGTAGCTGGTGTCAAACACAGCTCCCGGAAGCAGTTGCAGAGAGTCCAGCAGAAGTAGCAGTGACTTGCGAGGTCAATCCTAAGAGCAGAGAGTTAAATAAAGGACGAATGGACAAAAGTTGTCAGTCGGTAAAAAACATCCAGTGTACATATGCAGGATTGGGATCTTCAGGTCTTGGCTGTGATAAAACAGTATTTGAGCAGGAGCTGCAAGAGATGGTCCATGGTGCATCAGGGTACGCAAGCCCGTACTGTCCTACTTACTCTGTCGGACAGTACGGTGGTCTAGATCCAGGAAGTGGAGTGAGTGCGGACTGGCAAATGGATTGTGTTATCGAACAAATTGAAAAGCAAATGGCTGCCGTGTTAGAGAAGATCGAGGGGGACATGCCTTCCTTGCTGGAGCAGATCAGCGACCATCCTGAGACCCTTCCGAGAGCAAAGAGTGCCAGCTCTTCCCCATCACCCCAACCTCGCTCCTACCATCATTCGAGCCCACCGCCTCTTCCCACCACACCTCGCCCAGCAATGCCTTCTCTACCACACCTGACCATCCCGCCTCCCTCGTACCCACCACCTTCCCCACCCAGTCACATCCAGGGTCACAGCCAACCAACTGCCGAAGAGGGTAACAGTGATGGTCAGAATTCAACAAAGCCATCTGGCCAATCACCAAGAGGAAGTTTGTCAGGAAAAGGGTTGTAA
- the LOC128012159 gene encoding caM kinase-like vesicle-associated protein isoform X2, producing MPFGCLALRDGRTYNSLSDITDKYEIGQVLKAKEFCELCLVKERQTDKVYVCKKFLKKDGRKVRKAAKNEIMILKMVKHPNILQLIDAFETRKEFFIIQELATGGDVFDWILDQGNYTERDAANVIRQVLEAAAYLHSLNIVHRNLKLENLMYYRESNHNKVVLRDFYLSRFENGSLTEPCGTPEYLAPEVVARHRYGRPVDCWAVGVIMYILLSGNPPFYDETEEENTDMHNRIIFCRIVAGEFEFDSPYWDEISPAAKELVCRLMEVDPMLRITAQDALTHGWIAGNGASEKNLKEGVCAQFEKNFAKAKWRKAIRVTTFMQRLRASEMGSSDGAVEGQGEEDKADGLDGKGIQTDSGGISTVSMSREVSVESRPEENQEEEKARHLKAEEKEAETLPRSKSSINVQAGEPNMKETIEGINEREDKPSTRASQKAAPSQPIKTSDNQKNNVPKEPEATTVGSVEKKSPFPDTPNRRKMAAKLSMDHGSCSDAKTSTLSVGKEPTLKSEDKKDTVHDMAASSWCQTQLPEAVAESPAEVAVTCEVNPKSRELNKGRMDKSCQSVKNIQCTYAGLGSSGLGCDKTVFEQELQEMVHGASGYASPYCPTYSVGQYGGLDPGSGVSADWQMDCVIEQIEKQMAAVLEKIEGDMPSLLEQISDHPETLPRAKSASSSPSPQPRSYHHSSPPPLPTTPRPAMPSLPHLTIPPPSYPPPSPPSHIQGHSQPTAEEGNSDGQNSTKPSGQSPRGSLSGKGL from the exons ATGCCATTTGGGTGCCTTGCTCTGCGAGATGGGCGGACATACAACAGCCTGTCAGACATTACTGACAAATACGAGATTGGACAGGTCCTCAAGGC CAAAGAATTTTGCGAGCTGTGCCTGGTAAAGGAACGACAGACGGACAAGGTCTATGTGTGCAAGAAATTCCTCAAGAAGGATGGCAGGAAAGTGCGGAAGGCAGCCAAGAATGAGATCATGATCTTGAAAAT GGTCAAACACCCAAACATCCTGCAGCTGATTGATGCATTCGAGACCAGGAAAGAGTTCTTCATCATACAAGAGCT GGCCACAGGAGGAGATGTGTTTGACTGGATCTTAGACCAGGGGAACTACACAGAGAGAGATGCTGCCAATGTGATCCGTCAGGTCTTAGAAGCAGCGGCATACCTTCACTCCCTCAACATAGTACACAGGAACTTAAAG ctggaGAACTTGATGTACTATAGAGAGAGTAACCACAACAAGGTAGTTTTGCGGGATTTCTACCTGTCCAGGTTTGAGAACGGGTCACTCACCGAGCCCTGTGGGACACCCGAGTACCTGG CCCCTGAAGTGGTGGCTCGTCATCGCTATGGAAGACCAGTCGATTGTTGGGCGGTGGGGGTCATTATGTACATCTT GTTGTCTGGAAACCCTCCATTCTATGATGAAACTGAGGAGGAGAACACCGACATGCACAACCGGATAATCTTCTGCCGCATTGTTGCTGGAGAATTTGAATTTGATTCACCATACTGGGATGAAATTTCCCCTGCTG CGAAAGAGCTGGTATGCAGACTTATGGAGGTTGACCCAATGCTGAGAATTACTGCACAAGATGCCCTTACGCATGGATG gatCGCTGGAAATGGGGCTTCGGAAAAGAATCTGAAGGAAGGAGTCTGTGCTCAATTTGAGAAAAACTTTGCAAAGGCCAAGTGGAGG AAAGCGATTCGTGTCACTACATTCATGCAGCGTCTCCGAGCCTCTGAAATGGGATCTTCTGATGGGGCAGTTGAAGGCCAGGGTGAAGAGGACAAAGCGGATGGATTAGATGGTAAAGGGATACAAACAGACTCAGGCGGCATTTCTACTGTGAGCATGTCCCGTGAGGTGTCTGTCGAAAGCAGACCTGAGGAGAATCAAGAAGAGGAGAAAGCAAGACACCTTAAAGCAGAAGAGAAAGAAGCAGAGACCCTTCCCAGATCAAAAAGCTCTATAAATGTACAGGCAGGAGAGCCCAACATGAAAGAGACTATTGAAGGCATTAATGAAAGGGAGGACAAACCATCAACAAGAGCGAGCCAGAAAGCAGCACCCAGCCAGCCTATCAAGACCTCGGACAACCAAAAGAATAATGTTCCCAAGGAGCCAGAGGCCACTACTGTTGGTAGTGTCGAAAAGAAATCCCCTTTCCCTGATACTCCAAATCGACGCAAAATGGCAGCCAAACTCTCAATGGATCATGGTTCATGTTCAGATGCCAAAACCAGTACCTTGTCAGTGGGAAAGGAACCAACTCTTAAATCAGAAGACAAAAAAGACACAGTTCATGATATGGCCGCAAGTAGCTGGTGTCAAACACAGCTCCCGGAAGCAGTTGCAGAGAGTCCAGCAGAAGTAGCAGTGACTTGCGAGGTCAATCCTAAGAGCAGAGAGTTAAATAAAGGACGAATGGACAAAAGTTGTCAGTCGGTAAAAAACATCCAGTGTACATATGCAGGATTGGGATCTTCAGGTCTTGGCTGTGATAAAACAGTATTTGAGCAGGAGCTGCAAGAGATGGTCCATGGTGCATCAGGGTACGCAAGCCCGTACTGTCCTACTTACTCTGTCGGACAGTACGGTGGTCTAGATCCAGGAAGTGGAGTGAGTGCGGACTGGCAAATGGATTGTGTTATCGAACAAATTGAAAAGCAAATGGCTGCCGTGTTAGAGAAGATCGAGGGGGACATGCCTTCCTTGCTGGAGCAGATCAGCGACCATCCTGAGACCCTTCCGAGAGCAAAGAGTGCCAGCTCTTCCCCATCACCCCAACCTCGCTCCTACCATCATTCGAGCCCACCGCCTCTTCCCACCACACCTCGCCCAGCAATGCCTTCTCTACCACACCTGACCATCCCGCCTCCCTCGTACCCACCACCTTCCCCACCCAGTCACATCCAGGGTCACAGCCAACCAACTGCCGAAGAGGGTAACAGTGATGGTCAGAATTCAACAAAGCCATCTGGCCAATCACCAAGAGGAAGTTTGTCAGGAAAAGGGTTGTAA